In Halictus rubicundus isolate RS-2024b chromosome 5, iyHalRubi1_principal, whole genome shotgun sequence, one genomic interval encodes:
- the Sgsh gene encoding N-sulfoglucosamine sulfohydrolase produces the protein MLERIWPNKLYCLIFFILFDLRILNANIATHKNAILLLADDGGFEMRSYLNKISQTPHLDKLAKESLLFNNAYTSVSSCSPSRSSLLTGLPSHQNGMYGLHQGIHHFNSFDHVQSLPKLLKRNSIRTGIIGKKHVGPEYVYPFDFSQTEENNSILQVGRNITKIKLLVREFLSYNKTQPFFLYVAFHDPHRCGHTHPEYGNFCEKFGNGDVGMGSIPDWNPIYYQWDQVKVPYFVQNTEAARRDIAAQYTTITRLDQGVGLVLKELEDAGFKNNTLVIYTSDNGIPFPNGRTNLHEPGLAEPMMIRSPIPEHRKNVVTYSLTSLLDIVPTLLDWFNIPYTNQSSPDTNEISSPELTGKSLLPLLDQEPVENDTAVFASQTHHEITMYYPMRAIRTKKYKLIHNINYKMPFPIDQDLFVSPTFQDLLNRTRNNQPLKWYKTLKSYYERPEWELYDLKYDPEERNNIVSKQSMKDIFSDLQDRLLKWQKVTEDPWLCAPSGVLIQDETGNPQCMSLENFL, from the exons ATGCTGGAAAGAATTTGGccgaataaattatattgtcTTATCTTTTTTATCTTATTTGATTTACGCATATTAAATGCAAACATTGCCACCCATAAAAATGCTATATTACTTCTAG CCGACGATGGAGGATTTGAAATGCGCTcctatttaaataaaattagccAAACGCCTCATTTAGATAAGTTGGCAAAAGAAAGCTTACTATTTAATAATGCATACACATCAGTTAGCAGCTGTTCTCCTAG tcGGTCATCTCTGCTAACTGGTTTACCAAGTCATCAAAATGGAATGTATGGTCTTCATCAGGGAATTCATCATTTTAATTCCTTTGATCACGTTCAAAGTTtaccaaaattattaaaaagaaatagtaTACGAACag GTATTATTGGTAAGAAGCATGTTGGTCCAGAATACGTATACCCATTTGATTTTTCACAAACGGAAGAAAATAATTCAATCCTTCAAGTTGGCCGTAATATTACCAAAATCAAGCTTTTAGTCCGGGAGTttctatcttataataaaacACA gCCTTTCTTTCTATATGTTGCATTTCATGATCCTCATCGATGCGGCCACACTCACCCAGAATAtggaaatttttgtgaaaaatttggCAATGGCGATGTCGGCATGGGTAGTATTCCTGATTGGAACCCAATATATTACCAATGGGATCAAGTGAAAGTTCCTTACTTTGTTCAAAATACAGAAGCTGCAAGACGAGACATTGCTGCTCAGTATACAACAATAACTCGTTTAGATCAAG GTGTGGGTTTAGTTCTGAAGGAACTCGAAGATGCTGGTTTCAAAAATAATACATTAGTTATATACACATCAGACAATGGTATACCATTTCCAAATGGTCGAACAAATCTACATGAACCAG GTTTGGCAGAACCTATGATGATTAGATCACCAATCCCTGAACACAGAAAAAATGTTGTAACATACAGTTTAACATCATTATTGGATATTGTACCAACATTATTAGATTGGTTTAACATACCCTATACGAATCAATCTTCACCTGATACAAATGAAATTTCTTCTCCAGAATTAACAGGAAAATCACTTCTTCCACTTCTTGATCAAG AGCCTGTTGAAAATGACACTGCTGTTTTTGCTAGTCAAACACATCATGAAATTACTATGTATTACCCCATGCGAGCTATCAGAACTAAGAAATATAAGCTAATAcataatattaattacaaaatgcCATTTCCCATTGACCAGGATCTCTTTGTATCACCAACTTTTCAg GATCTTTTAAATAGAACTAGAAACAATCAACCTCTTAAATGGTACAAaacgttaaagagttattatgAAAGACCAGAATGGGAGTTATACGACCTTAAGTACGATCCAGAGGAACGAAATAATATTGTTTCTAAACAGTCTATGAAG GACATATTCTCCGATCTACAAGACAGATTATTAAAATGGCAAAAAGTGACAGAAGATCCATGGCTTTGTGCACCAAGCGGAGTTTTAATTCAAGATGAAACTGGAAACCCTCAGTGTATGTCACTTGAAAATTTTCTGTAG
- the Pmm2 gene encoding phosphomannomutase → MSKKTICLFDVDGTLTDPRQPIKPKVEKFLLETVRKEFDIAVVGGSDLVKLKEQLGGGSIFEKYKYIFAENGLIAFKDGKKLPTETIQSIIGEDALQELINFCLKYISELHLPFKRGTFIEFRTGMLNVSPVGRNCTKEERIQFYEYDAENQIRQKFIQAIKKEFPDLALTYSIGGQISFDVFPVGWDKTYCLRHVQGYNEIHFFGDKTTEGGNDYEIYESDLTIGHRVACPEDTINQLNVLMALVKENKEKEQFSVPMQCA, encoded by the exons ATGTCCAAGAAGACAATATGTTTATTTGATGTCGATGGCACCCTTACTGATCCTAGACAG CCAATTAAACCAAAAGTAGAGAAATTTCTATTGGAAACAGTGCGGAAGGAATTTGATATAGCTGTTGTCGGAGGATCCGATCTAGTTAAACTAAAGGAGCAGTTGGGTGGTGGTAGTATATTTGAAAAGTACAAGTATATCTTTGCAGAAAATGGGCTCATTGCTTTTAAGGATGGTAAAAAATTACCAACTGAG aCAATTCAAAGTATTATAGGTGAAGACGCATTACAAGAATTAATAAACTTTTGCTTAAAGTACATATCCGAATTGCATCTGCCTTTCAAACGAGGAACTTTTATAGAATTCCGAACTGGAATGTTAAACGTATCACCAGTTGGTCGCAATTGTACAAAAGAAGAACGTATTCAGTTTTATGAATATGATGCTGAGAATCAAATTCGACAGAAATTTATTCAGGCTATTAAGAAAGAATTTCCAGACCTAGCTTTAACATATAGCATTG GAGGTCAAATATCCTTCGATGTATTCCCTGTTGGTTGGGATAAAACGTATTGCCTTAGACATGTTCAGGGCTataatgaaatacatttctttggTGACAAAACAACAGAAGGTGGTAATGATTATGAAATTTATGAGAGTGACCTAACTATTGGACACCGTGTGGCTTGCCCAGAAGATACAATCAACCAACTCAACGTTCTTATGGCACTCGTTAAAGAAAACAAAGAGAAAGAACAATTCTCTGTTCCTATGCAGTGTGCATAA
- the LOC143354209 gene encoding methylglutaconyl-CoA hydratase, mitochondrial, with translation MATLVTNIRFSPAFHSIYATAIRALSTNVMLNPKDDAKEVILKYLDGKDNGIVVLGLNRPASRNAFGKTLVNQLSEAISCVREDNKLRVLIIRSLVPKIFCAGADLRERLKMDNSEVSSFVSLLRDVMNNIESLPTPVISAIDGVALGGGLELALATDIRVASSEATMGLVETKLAIMPGAGGTQRLPRIVGPAKAKELIYTARILDGDHAMKIGLVNEVVSQNKDGDAAYQTALSIAREILPNGPIGVKVSKVAISNGLELPIADGLEIEKQCYSQILETKDRVEGLAAFVSKRVPVYQGM, from the exons ATGGCTACCCTAGTAACAAATATCAGATTTAGCCCCGCTTTTCATTCCATTTATGCAACAGCGATTAGAGCATTATCTACCAATGTAATGCTAAATCCCAAAGATGATGCAAAGGAAGTGATACTTAAATACTTAGATGGAAAAGATAATGGCATTGTAGTATTAGGATTGAATCGGCCAGCTAGTCGCAATGCTTTTGGAAAGACTTTAGTGAACCAACTAAGCGAAGCTATCTCTTGCGTTAGAGAAGACAACAAGTTACGAGTATTAATTATCCGCAGTTTggttccaaaaatattttgtgcTGGTGCCGATTTACGAGAAAGACTAAAGATGGATAATTCAGAAGTTTCCTCATTTGTTTCTTTATTGAGAGACGTTATGAACAACATAGAATCACTACCGACTCCAGTGATATCTGCTATAGACGGTGTAGCATTGGGCGGAGGGCTAGAACTGGCACTAGCTACTGATATCAGAGTTGCATCATCGGAAGCTACGATGGGTCTTGTAGAAACAAAATTAGCTATTATGCCAGGAGCTGGTGGAACACAACGACTTCCAAGGATAGTTGGACCTGCTAAAGCAAAAGAACTCATTTATACAGCACGTATATTAGACGGTGACCATGCTATGAAGATTGGTCTTGTTAATGAAGTTGTTTCTCAAAACAAAGACGGAGATGCTGCTTATCAAACAGCTTTATCCATTGCTAGGGAAATATTGCCTAATGGACCAATTGGAGTAAA AGTATCGAAAGTAGCAATATCAAATGGCCTCGAGTTACCTATCGCAGATGGGCTTGAAATTGAGAAACAATGTTATAGTCAGATCTTGGAAACAAAAGATAGAGTTGAAGGATTGGCTGCGTTTGTGTCAAAACGAGTACCTGTTTATCAAGGAATGTAA